One window of Arthrobacter oryzae genomic DNA carries:
- a CDS encoding aspartate/glutamate racemase family protein, which translates to MKLLVINPNISDDVTALIESEALRSASPGTELVVRTAGHGVEYIETRFEALIAAGAVAEVIAEYAAAPVDGASIDCVVVAAFGDPGMPALKELTDVPVIGITEAALCAAALQGHRFSIIAISDRIRPWYLDCVERFGLGGRLASIRSINESLNTIGSVQQDFKETLLALSRQAVAEDGADVVILAGAPLAGLARELRGQIPVPVVDGISAGIRMAEAVVGLQSGPHRAGAFAPPPVKARKGLSENLDAALAAAQSASTASTSAASTK; encoded by the coding sequence ATGAAACTCCTCGTCATCAACCCCAATATCAGCGACGACGTCACGGCGCTGATCGAATCGGAAGCCCTGCGCTCCGCCTCGCCGGGCACCGAACTGGTGGTCCGCACCGCCGGGCACGGCGTCGAATACATCGAAACCCGCTTTGAGGCCCTGATCGCCGCCGGCGCCGTGGCCGAGGTGATCGCCGAGTACGCCGCGGCACCTGTCGACGGCGCATCCATCGACTGCGTCGTAGTGGCGGCTTTCGGCGATCCGGGCATGCCGGCCCTGAAGGAACTCACGGATGTTCCCGTCATCGGCATCACAGAAGCCGCGCTGTGCGCCGCCGCCCTGCAGGGGCACCGTTTCTCGATCATCGCCATTTCAGACCGTATCCGGCCCTGGTACCTGGACTGCGTGGAGCGATTCGGGCTCGGCGGCCGGCTCGCCTCCATCCGCTCCATCAACGAGAGCCTCAACACCATTGGCTCCGTGCAGCAGGACTTCAAGGAAACGCTGCTGGCCCTCAGCCGGCAGGCCGTCGCGGAGGACGGTGCCGACGTCGTCATCCTCGCCGGGGCACCCCTCGCCGGGCTGGCCCGCGAACTCCGCGGCCAGATCCCGGTTCCCGTGGTGGACGGCATTTCAGCCGGCATCCGCATGGCGGAGGCCGTCGTCGGACTTCAGTCCGGACCCCACCGCGCGGGTGCCTTCGCGCCGCCGCCCGTGAAAGCCCGCAAGGGGCTCTCCGAAAACCTCGACGCCGCCCTGGCGGCCGCCCAGTCTGCATCCACCGCTTCAACAAGCGCCGCTTCAACCAAGTAG
- a CDS encoding 4-hydroxybenzoate 3-monooxygenase yields the protein MAARKVITTQVAILGAGPAGLMLSHLLAKAGIESTVIEIRSRQEIQETVRAGILEHGTVNMLVDSGVSDRVLRDGDRHDGIELRFNGESHRIDFQDLVGESVWLYPQTDVFMDLAARREADGGDVRYSVTDTTIHDIERSPKVWFTDAEGVEYELQADFIAGADGSRSHCRFQIPEADRKWYFHEYPFAWFGILAEAPRSSDELIYANSENGFALISQRTETVQRMYFQCDPNEDVNDWSEDRIWDAFRSRVNGNGFELKEGPVIDKMVLKFRSFVHAPMRHGKLFLAGDAAHTVPPTGAKGLNLAIHDVKVLFEGLESYYKGGSTVLLDVYSDRALERVWKAQQFSYWMTSMLHTPVDADDFSRARQLGELNSVVSSRHGRAYLAEAYTGWPSA from the coding sequence ATGGCAGCCCGCAAAGTCATCACCACCCAGGTGGCCATCCTGGGCGCCGGCCCGGCAGGACTGATGCTCTCGCATCTGCTGGCCAAGGCCGGCATCGAATCCACGGTCATCGAAATCCGAAGCCGCCAGGAAATCCAGGAGACGGTCCGGGCCGGCATCCTGGAGCACGGCACCGTGAACATGCTGGTGGACAGCGGCGTCTCGGACCGGGTGCTGCGGGACGGGGACCGGCACGACGGCATCGAACTGCGCTTCAACGGCGAGAGCCACCGGATCGACTTCCAGGACCTCGTGGGGGAGTCGGTGTGGCTGTACCCGCAGACGGATGTGTTCATGGACCTCGCCGCACGGCGTGAGGCCGACGGCGGGGACGTCCGCTACAGCGTCACGGACACCACCATTCACGACATCGAGCGTTCGCCGAAGGTGTGGTTCACGGACGCCGAGGGTGTGGAGTATGAGCTGCAGGCCGACTTCATCGCCGGTGCGGACGGTTCCCGGAGCCACTGCCGCTTCCAGATCCCCGAGGCGGACCGCAAATGGTACTTCCACGAATACCCCTTCGCGTGGTTCGGAATCCTGGCCGAGGCGCCGCGCAGTTCCGATGAACTGATCTACGCCAACTCGGAGAACGGCTTTGCCCTGATCAGCCAGCGGACCGAGACCGTCCAGCGCATGTACTTCCAGTGCGATCCCAATGAGGACGTCAACGACTGGAGCGAGGACCGCATCTGGGACGCCTTCCGCAGCCGGGTCAACGGCAACGGTTTCGAACTCAAGGAAGGACCGGTCATCGACAAGATGGTGCTGAAGTTCCGCAGTTTTGTCCACGCCCCCATGCGCCACGGGAAGCTGTTCCTGGCCGGCGACGCCGCGCACACGGTGCCGCCCACCGGGGCCAAGGGCCTGAACCTTGCCATCCACGACGTCAAGGTCCTGTTCGAAGGACTGGAAAGCTACTACAAGGGCGGCTCCACTGTGCTGCTGGACGTGTACAGCGACCGCGCGCTGGAACGCGTCTGGAAAGCCCAGCAGTTCTCCTACTGGATGACGTCCATGCTCCACACCCCCGTGGATGCGGATGACTTCTCCCGAGCACGCCAGCTGGGCGAGCTCAACTCCGTTGTTTCGTCCCGCCACGGCAGGGCATACCTGGCCGAGGCCTACACCGGCTGGCCGTCCGCCTGA
- the mscL gene encoding large conductance mechanosensitive channel protein MscL encodes MLKGFKDFILRGNVIELSIAVVVGTAFTALVSAFTTNIVNPIIAAAGGVQTEGLGFHIWPGNDKTFVNFGGVITAFVTFLITAAVVYFIFVAPMNKINSLVKSRLATAEPEEEPLPADTALLAEIRDLLAQLAGNDRELVLAGKAAGPAAKESDDPR; translated from the coding sequence ATGCTCAAAGGATTCAAAGATTTCATCCTTCGCGGCAACGTGATCGAACTGTCCATCGCCGTCGTCGTCGGCACGGCGTTCACGGCTCTGGTCAGCGCTTTCACCACGAACATCGTGAACCCGATCATCGCCGCGGCCGGCGGCGTCCAGACCGAAGGGCTCGGCTTCCACATCTGGCCCGGCAACGACAAAACGTTCGTCAACTTCGGCGGAGTCATCACCGCCTTCGTGACGTTCCTCATTACCGCCGCGGTGGTGTACTTCATCTTCGTGGCGCCCATGAACAAGATCAATTCGCTGGTGAAGAGCCGGCTGGCGACGGCGGAACCCGAGGAAGAGCCCCTGCCGGCGGACACGGCGCTGCTGGCCGAGATCCGCGACCTGCTGGCCCAGCTCGCGGGTAACGACCGGGAGCTTGTCCTGGCGGGAAAGGCGGCCGGACCGGCAGCGAAGGAGTCCGACGACCCGCGCTGA
- a CDS encoding FUSC family protein, with the protein MKMLAEMFTIAPGNKDHHVAIRCAVGVFVPLIILVLMDRVDLAIFASFGAFTGIYGRGELHRKRLFIQMRAGSLMLLVMLLATLSARASQALGLSETASTWTQVAATTVVAGACSLVIAWWRHRPAGSLFHIFAFAAIASIPNQPPLWQCMLVAILTTGFCLLIGISSRLVRSRRTPWAMPEPARLTPGEKRAAQLEAVGYIVAAGLAGTLATVVGQWLGFGHNYWAMVAAVVPLVGRTTRHRVARGIQRIIGTVLGLVVLAGVLLLNPAPWQIVLVIAACQFGAEMFIARQYVLAQIFVTPLALSATLLAAPAAPDVLLRDRIVETVIGAAVGIAVVVAPAVWRRLRAREKAQRLAA; encoded by the coding sequence GTGAAGATGCTCGCCGAGATGTTCACTATTGCCCCCGGCAACAAGGACCATCACGTAGCCATCCGTTGCGCCGTCGGCGTCTTTGTCCCCCTGATCATCCTGGTCCTCATGGACCGGGTGGATCTGGCAATCTTTGCTTCCTTCGGCGCCTTCACCGGGATCTACGGCCGCGGCGAGCTGCACCGGAAGCGGCTCTTCATCCAGATGCGCGCCGGATCGCTCATGCTGCTCGTTATGCTCCTGGCCACCCTGTCCGCCCGGGCCAGCCAGGCCCTCGGGCTGTCGGAGACGGCCAGCACGTGGACGCAGGTGGCAGCCACCACGGTGGTTGCGGGTGCGTGTTCGCTGGTGATTGCCTGGTGGCGGCACCGGCCTGCCGGTTCGTTGTTCCATATCTTCGCCTTCGCGGCCATCGCCTCGATACCGAACCAGCCGCCGCTCTGGCAGTGCATGCTCGTCGCCATCCTGACTACTGGGTTCTGCCTGCTGATCGGCATTTCCTCCCGGCTGGTGCGGAGCCGGCGAACGCCGTGGGCCATGCCCGAGCCCGCCAGGCTCACACCGGGCGAAAAGCGTGCCGCACAGCTCGAAGCGGTGGGCTACATCGTGGCTGCGGGCCTTGCGGGAACCCTGGCCACCGTGGTGGGCCAATGGCTGGGGTTCGGCCACAACTACTGGGCCATGGTGGCTGCCGTTGTTCCGTTGGTGGGCCGGACCACCCGGCACCGGGTGGCACGGGGCATCCAGAGAATCATCGGCACCGTGCTGGGGCTGGTTGTCCTGGCCGGCGTGCTCCTGCTGAATCCTGCCCCGTGGCAGATTGTCCTGGTGATCGCCGCCTGCCAGTTCGGGGCGGAGATGTTTATTGCACGCCAGTATGTCCTGGCGCAGATATTCGTGACGCCGCTGGCCCTGAGTGCCACATTGCTGGCCGCCCCCGCTGCGCCGGACGTCCTGCTCAGGGACAGGATCGTGGAGACGGTGATCGGCGCCGCCGTCGGCATTGCGGTTGTGGTGGCCCCGGCCGTGTGGCGGCGGCTGCGGGCGCGGGAAAAGGCGCAGCGCCTGGCGGCATAA
- a CDS encoding GntR family transcriptional regulator → MLAAEETQDKERPLRETVRDTLRTRIFEGHYAPGTRLVERDLAAEFNVSRLPVREALRMLRQEGLLSDRGARGAEVSTLSPKDVEDLFDVRQSLEVLACRLAAVRATAEDLSYLDGLLDEAERCLAKGAVMEAHRANSEFHDAITRIADNGFLRSALEPLQGRMHWLFRHVSDLPELIQEHRELYAAIASGDPDRAAAQSASHIGKYREQFPDDFQKTEPSLHRKKK, encoded by the coding sequence ATGCTTGCCGCAGAAGAAACCCAGGACAAGGAACGCCCCCTCCGCGAGACCGTCCGGGACACACTCCGCACCAGGATCTTTGAAGGGCATTACGCTCCCGGCACCCGGCTGGTGGAACGCGACCTGGCAGCGGAATTCAACGTCTCCCGGCTCCCCGTCCGGGAGGCGCTCAGGATGCTTCGCCAGGAAGGACTCCTGAGCGACCGGGGCGCCCGCGGCGCCGAAGTCAGCACTCTCAGCCCCAAAGACGTGGAGGACCTCTTCGATGTCCGGCAGTCCCTGGAGGTGCTGGCCTGCCGGCTCGCCGCCGTCCGGGCCACCGCCGAGGACCTCAGCTACCTCGACGGGCTGCTGGACGAAGCGGAACGCTGCCTCGCTAAAGGCGCCGTCATGGAGGCCCACCGCGCCAACAGCGAATTCCACGACGCCATCACCAGGATCGCGGACAACGGCTTCCTCAGGTCCGCCCTGGAGCCGCTGCAGGGCCGCATGCACTGGCTGTTCCGCCACGTGAGCGACCTGCCCGAACTGATCCAGGAGCACCGCGAGCTCTACGCCGCCATCGCCAGCGGCGATCCGGACCGCGCCGCCGCCCAGTCGGCGTCGCACATCGGCAAATACCGCGAACAGTTCCCGGACGACTTCCAGAAAACAGAACCCTCCCTTCACCGGAAGAAGAAATGA
- a CDS encoding amino acid-binding protein — translation MKRKAQSPEPAELSCEVCGQMPEPTKTRLTLANIAVMLPIELLVHAAVVETHLPYVAKVLVLTLTATVLVIWVAEPSAARMLRSWLHAPALRHRKRLTTAPALWRARTVLHDQPGSLQKITQALARLDTNILSIHLHPVAGGVLDEFVLSAPGNLGERELVDALRSGGGRHPHVWPTTALAMADGQTKALSLAARIAGNPDELPLAVAELLSARIVPEAVEGRQEAPASADAGTVLKIPTAWHGPITFYRPGEPFTPAESARAHRLAELAEILAHTPEAGSHNR, via the coding sequence ATGAAGCGCAAGGCACAGTCCCCCGAACCGGCCGAGTTGAGCTGCGAGGTTTGCGGCCAGATGCCGGAGCCCACAAAAACACGGCTGACCTTGGCGAACATCGCTGTCATGCTGCCCATCGAGCTGCTGGTGCACGCCGCCGTGGTGGAGACGCATCTCCCCTACGTGGCGAAAGTCCTGGTCCTCACCCTGACCGCCACGGTGCTGGTGATCTGGGTGGCGGAGCCTTCCGCGGCCCGGATGCTGAGGAGCTGGCTGCACGCTCCGGCACTGCGGCACCGCAAACGGCTGACCACTGCACCGGCCCTGTGGCGTGCGCGCACCGTACTGCACGACCAGCCCGGCTCACTCCAGAAAATCACGCAGGCGCTTGCCCGGCTGGACACCAATATCCTCAGCATCCACCTTCATCCGGTGGCAGGCGGCGTGCTCGACGAGTTCGTCCTGTCAGCTCCCGGGAACCTCGGCGAACGTGAACTGGTGGATGCCCTGCGCTCAGGAGGCGGCAGGCACCCCCACGTCTGGCCCACCACGGCCCTGGCAATGGCGGACGGTCAGACCAAGGCGCTGAGCCTGGCAGCGCGGATTGCCGGCAACCCGGATGAGCTTCCCCTGGCCGTCGCTGAGCTGTTGTCGGCCAGGATTGTTCCCGAGGCCGTTGAGGGCCGCCAGGAAGCTCCGGCCTCGGCCGACGCCGGAACGGTGCTCAAGATCCCTACCGCCTGGCACGGCCCCATCACCTTCTACCGGCCGGGCGAACCGTTCACTCCCGCGGAGTCGGCGCGGGCGCACCGGCTGGCCGAACTCGCGGAGATCCTGGCGCACACGCCAGAGGCCGGCAGTCACAATCGGTAA
- a CDS encoding amidohydrolase family protein, with protein sequence MSRTPDLVIAHGTVVNSFGRRNAHVVVHDGRIEQLVDAAEPVPAAARTIDAAGRLVIPGGVDGHCHVAQVTGRFRTLDDYRTTSTAALWGGTTTIIDFGIPRDAQETPLAAVLHKKELAQESRCDVALHGSVVSWDETVPWQLEQLAAEGVRSVKMYTTNRGTTMADGDTILKVMREMVRLDGLTYIHAEHDPIISDCTQQHADDGRIGIEHLHRTRPELAEEISVKETLAMAEYTKAPVYFVHQSTPGAVDLVTDARARGQEAYSETCPHYLTLDDTVYGSAFPEWYACCPPMRSPETVAALKERLADGAIHTVSSDHSCYDLSQKRERTDDIRAMPHGLPGVETRMPVTFTAMASAGSSVEDFVEVFAAGPARINALPGKGSIAEGFDADLVIFDPAEERTVDGGALHMGTDFSPFDGRALTGWPAVVVSAGRVVLDGGGFHDPGAVGRFVARNGFREHLASGAGSTATPATLSTAK encoded by the coding sequence ATGTCCCGCACTCCAGACCTCGTGATCGCCCACGGCACCGTGGTGAATAGCTTCGGCCGCCGGAACGCCCACGTGGTGGTCCACGACGGCCGCATCGAACAGCTCGTCGACGCTGCCGAACCCGTCCCCGCCGCTGCCCGCACCATCGACGCCGCGGGCCGGCTGGTCATTCCCGGCGGCGTGGACGGCCACTGCCACGTGGCCCAGGTGACCGGCCGCTTCCGCACCCTGGACGACTACCGCACCACCTCCACCGCCGCGCTCTGGGGCGGCACCACCACGATCATCGACTTCGGCATTCCCCGCGACGCCCAGGAAACACCGCTGGCGGCGGTCCTGCACAAGAAGGAACTGGCGCAGGAGTCCCGCTGCGACGTCGCCCTGCACGGCTCGGTGGTGAGCTGGGACGAGACCGTTCCCTGGCAGCTGGAGCAGCTCGCCGCCGAGGGTGTGCGCTCGGTGAAGATGTACACCACCAACCGCGGCACCACCATGGCGGACGGAGACACCATCCTGAAGGTGATGCGCGAGATGGTCCGGCTGGACGGCCTCACCTACATCCACGCCGAACACGACCCCATCATCAGCGACTGCACGCAGCAGCACGCCGACGACGGCAGGATCGGGATCGAGCACCTGCACCGGACCCGTCCGGAGCTTGCCGAGGAAATTTCCGTCAAGGAAACCCTGGCCATGGCCGAGTACACCAAGGCTCCGGTTTACTTCGTGCACCAGTCCACGCCCGGCGCCGTGGACCTTGTCACCGACGCGCGGGCCCGCGGCCAGGAAGCCTACTCCGAGACCTGCCCGCACTACCTCACGCTCGATGACACGGTGTACGGCTCCGCGTTCCCCGAGTGGTACGCCTGCTGCCCGCCCATGCGCAGCCCCGAAACAGTCGCCGCGCTCAAGGAACGGCTGGCCGACGGCGCCATCCACACAGTTTCCTCGGACCACTCCTGCTATGACCTCTCGCAGAAACGCGAACGCACGGACGACATCCGCGCCATGCCGCACGGCCTGCCCGGCGTGGAAACCCGGATGCCGGTCACCTTCACGGCCATGGCGTCCGCCGGCAGTTCGGTGGAGGACTTCGTGGAAGTCTTCGCCGCCGGGCCGGCCCGCATCAACGCGCTGCCCGGCAAAGGATCCATCGCCGAGGGCTTCGACGCCGACCTAGTGATCTTCGATCCCGCCGAGGAACGGACGGTCGACGGCGGCGCGCTGCACATGGGAACTGATTTTTCGCCTTTCGACGGCCGGGCACTCACCGGCTGGCCCGCCGTCGTGGTGTCCGCCGGGCGCGTGGTGCTCGACGGCGGCGGCTTCCACGATCCCGGCGCCGTGGGGCGCTTCGTGGCCCGTAACGGCTTCCGCGAACATCTGGCTTCCGGCGCCGGGTCCACTGCCACTCCCGCAACCCTTTCCACAGCAAAGTAG
- a CDS encoding DegT/DnrJ/EryC1/StrS family aminotransferase, whose protein sequence is MEGHIHCRFDEREDAVTISEDRAVSHIGVMRPWLGQEEADAVVQVLASGRMAQGPRVGQFEEAFGAAQQAPHAVAVSSGAAALHLALRVAGIQPQDDVVMPSFCPTTAADAVSSLGARPVFADVEADTGNVSYGTIEESLTPGTRAVIVVDQGGVPVDLDPIKELCDPLGVTVIEDAACGVGSTYRGRPVGAGADLAVWSFDSCEVLTTGDGGMLTTRNEAWASLARQFREENGSGSGAEHGMTDLQAAIGLVQLGRLQEAVAHRREIVASYQLALSRIGGVRFLREPDYGTSNFQSFWLEVLPSFALARDELLDRLSRDGISAGAGLTAVHRQPAYWHRDIGSADLSVTERLVDRLVVLPVYHQLTPGEQSRVLRSVRLAAAGIPVTVRRGKWNGGFRRADAASA, encoded by the coding sequence ATGGAAGGGCATATCCATTGCCGTTTTGACGAGCGGGAGGACGCGGTGACCATCAGCGAAGACCGTGCGGTTAGCCACATCGGTGTTATGAGGCCGTGGCTCGGGCAGGAGGAAGCGGATGCCGTCGTGCAAGTGCTTGCTTCGGGCCGCATGGCCCAAGGCCCGCGCGTGGGACAGTTTGAGGAGGCGTTCGGAGCGGCGCAGCAGGCGCCGCACGCCGTTGCAGTGTCAAGCGGAGCCGCGGCACTTCATCTGGCGCTGAGGGTGGCCGGGATTCAACCGCAGGACGACGTCGTCATGCCCTCGTTCTGCCCCACAACGGCCGCCGACGCCGTCAGCAGCCTGGGCGCCCGGCCGGTCTTTGCCGATGTCGAGGCGGATACCGGCAACGTATCGTACGGCACCATCGAGGAGTCCCTGACGCCGGGTACGCGGGCGGTGATCGTTGTGGACCAGGGAGGCGTGCCGGTTGACCTGGACCCGATCAAGGAACTGTGCGACCCGCTAGGCGTCACGGTCATCGAGGACGCCGCATGCGGAGTGGGGTCCACGTACCGGGGCCGGCCGGTGGGAGCCGGAGCCGACCTGGCCGTGTGGTCCTTCGATTCATGCGAGGTGCTGACCACCGGGGATGGCGGGATGCTGACCACCCGGAATGAGGCCTGGGCAAGCCTGGCCCGGCAATTTCGTGAAGAAAACGGAAGCGGTTCCGGAGCCGAACACGGCATGACCGACCTGCAGGCTGCCATCGGACTGGTGCAGCTCGGGCGGCTGCAGGAAGCCGTTGCCCACCGCCGGGAAATTGTGGCAAGCTACCAGCTTGCCCTCTCGCGGATCGGGGGCGTGCGGTTCCTCAGGGAGCCTGACTACGGCACCAGCAATTTCCAGTCCTTCTGGCTTGAAGTGCTGCCTTCGTTCGCGCTGGCGCGCGATGAGCTTCTGGACCGGCTGTCGCGCGACGGTATTTCGGCCGGCGCCGGGCTGACCGCGGTCCACCGCCAGCCGGCCTACTGGCACAGGGACATTGGCTCGGCAGACCTGTCAGTCACCGAACGGCTGGTGGACAGGCTGGTGGTCCTGCCGGTCTACCATCAATTGACTCCCGGCGAGCAGTCGCGGGTCCTGCGCTCCGTCCGGCTCGCTGCAGCCGGGATACCCGTCACCGTGCGGCGGGGGAAATGGAACGGCGGGTTCCGGCGGGCGGACGCCGCCAGCGCCTGA
- a CDS encoding MFS transporter, translated as MQRRTNVRWKLFLLLLVLVAVNYIDRGSISVALPIIQKEFNLAPELVGLLLSAFFWTYALMQIPVGWLIDKFGPRKVMTASCVGWGAATAASGLAGGFLSMFIARLGIGVTEAGVMPAGGKLNAVWMHKSERGRGATILDAGAPLGAGLGGILIAGLIASTGSWRTAFIIAGAATVLMGLAVWWYVRDNPRQHRGVNAAEAEYIEASHAAEDAEAELDGSKGKRALLPYLKFRSFWAMCFGWLGFNGVFYGLLTWGPLYLAQAKGFDLKTIGWSTFVIFGAGFVGEILGGTIADKWRAAGASANRVMRTLLGISSVVVIGGLIGVTVVADPTTAVVLLSVVMFFLRWVGLFWSIPSILGGRTNAGVLGGAMNFSGNISGFVTPIAVGLIVGATGSYTWALLYFVGSAIIMGVSVLLLDYNKRLPV; from the coding sequence GTGCAACGGCGCACCAACGTCCGCTGGAAGCTCTTCCTCCTGCTCCTCGTCCTCGTGGCCGTCAACTACATTGACCGTGGATCCATCTCGGTGGCGCTCCCCATCATCCAAAAGGAATTCAACCTCGCCCCGGAACTGGTGGGCCTCCTGCTCTCCGCCTTCTTCTGGACATACGCCCTGATGCAGATCCCCGTCGGCTGGCTGATCGACAAGTTCGGCCCACGCAAGGTCATGACAGCCTCCTGCGTCGGCTGGGGAGCTGCAACTGCAGCCTCCGGCCTGGCCGGCGGCTTCCTGAGCATGTTCATCGCCCGCCTCGGCATCGGCGTCACCGAAGCCGGCGTCATGCCCGCCGGCGGCAAGCTCAACGCCGTCTGGATGCACAAATCCGAACGCGGCCGCGGCGCCACCATCCTTGACGCCGGAGCTCCCCTGGGCGCCGGGCTCGGCGGCATCCTGATTGCCGGCCTGATCGCCTCCACCGGCAGCTGGCGTACGGCCTTCATCATCGCCGGCGCCGCCACCGTGCTCATGGGCCTCGCCGTCTGGTGGTACGTCCGGGACAACCCGCGCCAGCACCGCGGCGTCAACGCTGCCGAGGCCGAATACATCGAGGCCTCCCACGCCGCCGAGGATGCCGAAGCCGAACTGGACGGCAGCAAAGGCAAGCGCGCCCTGCTCCCGTACCTGAAGTTCCGCTCCTTCTGGGCCATGTGCTTCGGCTGGCTGGGCTTCAACGGCGTGTTCTACGGCCTGCTCACCTGGGGACCGCTGTACCTCGCCCAGGCCAAGGGTTTCGACCTCAAGACCATCGGCTGGTCCACCTTCGTGATCTTCGGCGCCGGCTTCGTCGGTGAAATCCTCGGCGGCACCATCGCCGACAAGTGGCGGGCGGCCGGCGCCTCGGCCAACCGCGTCATGCGGACGCTCCTGGGCATCTCCAGCGTCGTCGTGATCGGCGGCCTCATCGGGGTGACCGTCGTCGCTGACCCGACCACCGCCGTCGTACTTCTCTCCGTGGTGATGTTCTTCCTCCGCTGGGTGGGCCTCTTCTGGAGCATCCCCTCCATCCTGGGCGGCCGGACCAACGCCGGCGTCCTCGGCGGGGCGATGAACTTCAGCGGCAACATCTCCGGCTTCGTCACTCCGATCGCCGTCGGCCTGATCGTGGGCGCCACCGGCTCCTACACCTGGGCGCTGCTGTACTTCGTCGGGTCCGCGATCATCATGGGCGTGTCCGTTCTCCTGCTGGATTACAACAAGCGCCTGCCCGTCTAG
- a CDS encoding IclR family transcriptional regulator codes for MANSGSGDSVVDRVVRVIGAFPEGVNVLPLSELAARAGLPLTTAHRLVRQLAGHGLLDVGSGGSVQLGLRLWELVNRNSPTLELRQAAMPFMEDIQQVLNQNVNLAVLDGWEALFVERLSRRGSVANRAQVAGRMPVHVSSAGLVLMANQPHAVQAEYLAGFRDPAGRLAVEQLRAQLSEAAHQGYAQLAGVVDPDTWGIAVPVTDRKKRTVAAIGVVVPLHEVRLQALVPALQTAARGIGRRLAELQGPA; via the coding sequence GTGGCAAACTCGGGCTCAGGGGATTCGGTGGTGGACCGTGTGGTCCGCGTTATCGGCGCCTTTCCCGAGGGTGTCAACGTCCTGCCGCTCTCCGAACTCGCAGCCCGGGCGGGGCTTCCGCTCACCACGGCGCACCGGCTGGTCCGCCAGCTGGCCGGCCACGGACTCCTGGATGTCGGGTCAGGCGGTTCGGTGCAGCTGGGACTGCGGCTCTGGGAGCTGGTCAACCGCAATTCGCCCACGCTGGAACTGCGCCAGGCGGCCATGCCGTTTATGGAGGACATCCAGCAGGTCCTGAACCAGAACGTGAACCTAGCGGTACTGGACGGCTGGGAAGCGCTCTTCGTGGAGCGGCTTTCCCGGCGCGGTTCCGTGGCTAACCGGGCGCAGGTGGCCGGCCGCATGCCGGTCCACGTATCGTCCGCGGGACTCGTCCTGATGGCCAACCAGCCTCATGCCGTCCAGGCGGAATACCTTGCTGGCTTCCGGGATCCGGCCGGCAGGCTGGCAGTGGAGCAGCTCCGCGCGCAGCTCAGCGAGGCTGCGCACCAGGGCTACGCCCAGCTGGCCGGTGTGGTGGATCCGGACACCTGGGGCATCGCCGTCCCCGTGACGGACCGCAAGAAGCGGACGGTGGCCGCGATCGGCGTCGTCGTTCCCTTGCACGAGGTGCGCCTCCAGGCGCTGGTGCCGGCGCTGCAGACAGCCGCCCGGGGCATCGGACGCCGGTTGGCTGAGCTGCAGGGCCCCGCGTAG
- a CDS encoding maleate cis-trans isomerase family protein encodes MPSAVRKTRIGMIVPSSNTCLEPQSYRILGDRDDVTIHFTRIPVTRIALDRSSDKQFDPAVMRAAAEQLATADVDVIAWNGTSGSWLGADHDRELVREIVDATGVPATTSTLAYLAAFESFGTERIALFTPYTEDVNRAVMASYERDGIKTIDHRALGLSDNESFGRVTDDEMRPGSLELAAARPDALIYLCTNLYGANIAAEIEEETGVPVLDSVAVTLWHCLKLAGSPLLAPKWGRLLAG; translated from the coding sequence ATGCCTTCCGCAGTACGCAAGACCCGCATCGGCATGATCGTGCCGTCCTCGAACACCTGCCTGGAGCCGCAAAGCTACCGCATCCTGGGCGACCGGGACGACGTCACCATCCATTTCACCCGGATCCCCGTCACCCGGATCGCGTTGGACCGCTCCTCCGACAAGCAGTTTGATCCCGCCGTCATGCGGGCCGCCGCCGAGCAACTGGCGACGGCCGATGTGGATGTCATCGCCTGGAACGGCACGTCCGGGTCCTGGCTCGGCGCAGACCACGACCGCGAACTGGTCCGGGAAATCGTGGACGCAACCGGCGTTCCGGCCACCACGTCCACGCTCGCCTACCTGGCGGCCTTTGAGTCCTTCGGCACGGAGCGGATCGCCCTTTTCACCCCGTACACGGAGGACGTCAACCGCGCCGTCATGGCCTCCTACGAGCGGGACGGCATCAAGACCATCGACCACCGGGCACTGGGACTCAGCGACAACGAGTCATTCGGCCGGGTCACGGACGACGAAATGCGGCCGGGGTCGCTGGAGCTCGCAGCAGCCCGCCCCGATGCCCTGATCTACCTCTGCACGAACCTGTACGGTGCCAATATCGCGGCGGAAATCGAGGAGGAAACCGGCGTTCCCGTGCTGGATTCCGTGGCTGTGACGCTGTGGCACTGCCTCAAACTGGCCGGGTCTCCCCTGCTCGCGCCGAAGTGGGGCAGGCTGCTGGCCGGGTAG